A genome region from Paracoccus stylophorae includes the following:
- a CDS encoding complex I subunit 4 family protein — translation MLTFAIVLPFAAATLLAFAPLSARVSRAIAIATAALALLALVVVWAGFTQGGGFQAVQEAPWIPALGVAWRVGVDGISLPLALMSGLLFVAAIAWPMEREVNARQYYAWFLFLEGASLGLFLTLDLLLFYVFFDLSLVGMYFLIGRWGHGDAQRAALKFFLYTLAGSLLILLAIIALVLMTDPLTFDMRDLIALQPVAGMDLRAGLILLGFVIGFAIKTPLFPVHTWLPPAHVDAPGPASAILAGVLLKMGTYGLVRIAMQMMRETFATYALAIGIVALISILWGSIVAFAQENLKRRIAYTSVNHMGYAVLGIAVAGSAVTGHEAARDLALTGAMVEMVAHGLITGALFLIAGAFWARTQEYDLGHYGGLAGNAPRMMAAMGLASFASLGLPGLAGFVAEVQIFIGAFAVWPWLAALALLGLIVTAALFLGMLQRIFFGDRPPLLDGFTDLTRAEICILAALLALVVLIGVWPAWLLDMIGADAALTFGGG, via the coding sequence ATGCTGACTTTCGCCATCGTGTTGCCTTTCGCCGCCGCCACTCTGCTGGCGTTTGCGCCCCTTTCGGCGCGTGTGTCACGCGCCATCGCCATCGCCACGGCGGCGCTGGCGCTGCTGGCGCTGGTCGTGGTCTGGGCAGGCTTCACTCAGGGCGGCGGGTTTCAGGCGGTGCAGGAAGCGCCGTGGATTCCGGCTCTCGGCGTCGCCTGGCGCGTCGGCGTCGATGGCATCTCGCTGCCGCTGGCGCTGATGAGCGGGCTTTTGTTCGTCGCCGCCATCGCCTGGCCGATGGAGCGCGAGGTGAACGCACGGCAATATTACGCGTGGTTCCTGTTTCTGGAAGGCGCCTCGCTGGGACTGTTCCTGACGCTCGATCTGCTGCTTTTTTACGTGTTCTTCGATCTCAGCCTGGTGGGGATGTATTTCCTGATCGGCCGCTGGGGGCATGGCGATGCGCAGCGCGCGGCGCTGAAATTCTTTCTCTACACGCTGGCCGGATCGCTGCTGATCCTGCTGGCGATCATCGCGCTGGTGCTGATGACCGATCCGCTGACCTTCGACATGCGCGATCTGATCGCGTTGCAGCCGGTGGCGGGGATGGATCTGCGCGCGGGCCTGATCCTTCTGGGCTTCGTCATCGGCTTCGCCATCAAGACGCCACTCTTTCCGGTGCACACCTGGCTGCCGCCGGCGCATGTGGACGCGCCGGGACCGGCCTCGGCGATCCTTGCGGGGGTGCTGCTGAAGATGGGCACCTATGGCCTTGTGCGCATCGCCATGCAGATGATGCGCGAGACCTTTGCGACGTATGCGCTGGCCATCGGCATCGTCGCGCTCATCTCGATCCTGTGGGGCAGCATCGTCGCCTTCGCGCAGGAGAACCTGAAGCGGCGCATCGCCTATACCTCCGTGAACCACATGGGCTATGCGGTGCTGGGCATCGCCGTCGCAGGCTCGGCCGTCACCGGGCACGAGGCCGCGCGCGATCTGGCGCTGACCGGCGCCATGGTCGAGATGGTGGCACACGGCCTGATCACCGGTGCGCTGTTCCTGATCGCGGGGGCGTTCTGGGCGCGCACGCAAGAGTATGACCTCGGCCATTACGGCGGGCTGGCGGGCAATGCACCGCGCATGATGGCGGCGATGGGGCTGGCGAGCTTCGCCTCGCTCGGCCTGCCGGGGCTGGCCGGTTTCGTGGCCGAGGTGCAGATCTTCATCGGCGCCTTTGCCGTCTGGCCGTGGCTGGCGGCGCTGGCGCTGCTGGGCCTGATTGTCACGGCGGCCTTGTTCCTTGGCATGCTGCAACGGATCTTCTTCGGCGACAGGCCGCCTTTGCTCGACGGCTTTACCGACCTGACGCGCGCGGAAATCTGCATTCTCGCAGCCCTTCTGGCACTTGTCGTGCTGATCGGGGTCTGGCCGGCCTGGCTGCTGGACATGATCGGGGCGGACGCGGCGCTGACCTTCGGGGGCGGCTGA
- the coxB gene encoding cytochrome c oxidase subunit II, with translation MSDAIWSRAGAHAESFDRLFTVLTGFSVLILLLVAGLIVGFSIRFRSGSKVTRHKVSRLIHREIEIGWIAATAIVALFFFWWTTSANLQQAAAPAGAMEIHIEAKQWMWKASHPDGTREISTLHVPAGQPVRLYLNSQDVIHSFFVPAFRLKQDVVPGRTATMWFRADRAGTYPLLCAEYCGTGHSRMLGEIVVMEPADFAAWLDSRPQGGGMIAAGRMLFTSVGCSGCHAPGSTVHAPDLDGLYGRQVPLADGRVVTADAAYIQDSILLPRRDIVAGYAPIMPDFADLLDEDEVAALVAYIRSLKGDAS, from the coding sequence ATGAGCGATGCGATCTGGTCCCGGGCCGGAGCCCATGCCGAAAGCTTCGATCGGCTGTTCACCGTGCTGACCGGATTTTCGGTGCTGATCCTGCTGCTGGTCGCGGGTTTGATCGTCGGCTTCTCGATCCGCTTTCGCAGCGGCAGCAAGGTCACGCGCCACAAGGTGTCGCGTCTGATCCATCGCGAAATCGAGATCGGCTGGATCGCCGCCACCGCCATCGTCGCGCTGTTCTTTTTCTGGTGGACAACCTCGGCCAACCTGCAACAGGCCGCCGCACCTGCCGGCGCGATGGAAATCCACATCGAGGCCAAGCAGTGGATGTGGAAGGCCAGCCACCCTGACGGCACGCGCGAGATATCCACGCTGCACGTGCCGGCGGGGCAGCCGGTGCGGCTGTATCTGAACAGCCAGGACGTGATCCATTCCTTCTTCGTCCCGGCCTTCCGGCTGAAACAGGACGTGGTCCCGGGACGCACGGCGACGATGTGGTTCCGCGCCGACCGCGCCGGCACCTATCCGCTGCTGTGCGCGGAATATTGCGGCACCGGTCATTCGCGCATGCTGGGCGAGATCGTGGTGATGGAACCGGCGGATTTCGCCGCATGGCTGGACAGCCGCCCCCAGGGCGGGGGCATGATCGCGGCGGGACGGATGCTGTTCACCTCGGTCGGCTGTTCGGGGTGCCACGCCCCAGGCTCAACGGTTCACGCGCCGGATCTTGACGGGCTTTACGGGCGGCAGGTGCCGCTGGCGGACGGGCGGGTGGTGACGGCGGATGCGGCCTATATCCAGGACTCCATCCTGCTGCCGCGCCGCGACATCGTTGCGGGCTATGCGCCGATCATGCCCGATTTCGCGGATCTTCTGGACGAGGACGAGGTCGCGGCGCTGGTCGCCTATATCCGCAGCCTGAAAGGGGACGCCTCATGA
- the nuoK gene encoding NADH-quinone oxidoreductase subunit NuoK codes for MTAAAIITTEGIEMTLVSVLIVAAALIGIGLYGALSQQSFVMLMMGLELMLNGAILAVIGFWSFSLGGAPEGQLLAIIVMAVMAVEMAVGFALVVAVYRKRQADMTESLRTMRH; via the coding sequence ATGACGGCGGCGGCCATCATCACCACGGAGGGCATTGAGATGACGCTGGTGTCGGTCCTGATCGTCGCCGCCGCGCTGATCGGTATCGGGCTTTACGGCGCGCTGTCGCAGCAAAGCTTTGTCATGCTGATGATGGGGCTGGAGCTGATGCTGAACGGCGCGATCCTGGCGGTGATCGGGTTCTGGTCGTTCTCGCTTGGCGGCGCGCCCGAGGGGCAGTTGCTGGCGATCATCGTCATGGCGGTGATGGCGGTCGAGATGGCGGTGGGCTTTGCGCTGGTCGTTGCCGTCTATCGCAAGCGGCAGGCGGACATGACCGAAAGCCTGAGGACCATGAGGCATTGA
- a CDS encoding complex I subunit 1 family protein, protein MIVATLALLLALPPLVWMAAMFDRIGTGRGAILIGPLRNGAALLLRPNTPTEAPDRLNRLLAPGWYLALALVGLSVVPLAPGVVGSNLSTGLVLWGACEALTVVVVFLHGWSPNAPLPLIGAYRYVAIALPAMLLSMFVLIGAALPARSLSVVEVVEAQREIWNVIRQPLGLPLFMALGLAITLRGPFDYADGAELAGGTSAEESGPALALWHFARAAMLVAFSAMAATAFLGGHLGPVLPGPLWLLLKTLAVMAATVAAGRFFARMPPARMLTFLWVVLLPLSFANLALVGVEVLP, encoded by the coding sequence ATGATTGTCGCCACGCTTGCCTTGCTGCTGGCGCTGCCGCCGCTGGTCTGGATGGCCGCGATGTTCGACCGGATCGGCACCGGTCGCGGCGCAATCCTGATCGGCCCGCTGCGAAACGGCGCGGCGCTGCTGCTGCGTCCGAACACGCCCACCGAGGCACCCGATCGGCTGAACCGTCTGCTGGCGCCGGGCTGGTATCTGGCGCTGGCGCTGGTTGGCCTGTCGGTGGTGCCGCTGGCGCCGGGCGTGGTGGGCAGCAATCTGTCGACCGGCCTCGTCCTGTGGGGGGCCTGCGAGGCGCTGACGGTGGTGGTCGTCTTCCTGCACGGCTGGTCGCCGAACGCGCCGCTGCCGCTGATCGGCGCCTATCGCTATGTCGCCATCGCCCTGCCGGCGATGCTGCTGTCAATGTTCGTGCTGATCGGCGCGGCGCTGCCGGCACGATCGCTGTCGGTGGTCGAGGTGGTCGAGGCGCAGCGCGAGATCTGGAACGTCATCCGCCAGCCGCTGGGCCTGCCGCTGTTCATGGCGCTGGGGCTGGCGATCACCCTGCGCGGGCCGTTCGATTACGCGGACGGCGCGGAACTGGCCGGCGGCACCTCGGCCGAGGAAAGCGGACCGGCGCTGGCGCTGTGGCACTTCGCGCGCGCCGCGATGCTGGTGGCGTTCTCGGCCATGGCGGCCACGGCCTTCCTCGGCGGCCATCTGGGTCCGGTGCTGCCGGGGCCGCTCTGGTTGCTTCTGAAGACGCTGGCGGTGATGGCCGCAACGGTGGCCGCCGGCCGCTTCTTCGCGCGGATGCCCCCCGCGCGGATGCTGACCTTCCTCTGGGTCGTGCTGCTGCCCCTGTCCTTCGCCAATCTGGCGCTGGTGGGGGTGGAGGTGCTGCCATGA
- a CDS encoding cytochrome c oxidase subunit I, with product MTDAARPGTPDRGYSLPPSYLNAGTTLKSWLLTTDHKRIGLLYLASITVFFMIGGIAAAVMRTELMTPAGDLVSADTYNRLFTLHGVIMVWFFLIPAVPTTLGNFVLPLAIGARDVAFPRLNLFSWYLNIAGGSLALSALLLGGVDTGWTFYTPYSTLYSNSYVTLAAAGVFVAGFSSIATGLNFIVTVHTQRTEGMGWMRLPLFVWSIYATSIILVLATPALAIVLAMIVGERVFDLGLFDPRRGGDPILFQHIFWFYSHPAVYIMILPGMGVVTEVLTCFSRRKVFGYEAMVFAILGIAIFGFFVWGHHMFVSGQSTFASLIFSLLSFVIAVPSAIKVFNWSATLYGGHITFEASMLYALGFVGLFTMGGLTGLFLASIPIDVHVTDTYFIVAHFHYIMVGGMVSAFFAGLHFWWPKITGRMYSEGFARAAALLMFVGFNVTFFPQFILGFMGMPRRYWSYPPEFQILNLMSSFGAMILTLAYALPMIYFALSLWRGRMAGDNPWRATGLEWATASPPPRENFVQRPVVDRAPYDYHPAHGEPTEREDDPDREKRDDRPEDPA from the coding sequence ATGACCGATGCCGCCCGGCCCGGAACCCCCGATCGCGGCTATTCGCTGCCGCCCAGCTATCTGAATGCCGGAACGACGCTGAAATCCTGGCTGCTGACCACGGATCACAAGCGGATCGGGCTGCTGTATCTGGCCTCGATCACGGTCTTTTTCATGATCGGCGGCATCGCCGCTGCGGTGATGCGGACCGAGCTGATGACACCGGCGGGCGATCTGGTGTCGGCCGATACGTATAACCGGCTGTTCACGCTGCACGGCGTCATCATGGTGTGGTTCTTCCTGATCCCGGCGGTGCCGACGACGCTGGGCAATTTCGTGCTGCCGCTGGCCATCGGGGCGCGCGACGTGGCCTTTCCGCGGCTGAACCTGTTCAGCTGGTATCTCAACATCGCCGGCGGCAGCCTGGCGCTGAGCGCGCTTCTGCTGGGCGGCGTCGATACCGGCTGGACCTTCTACACGCCCTATTCGACGCTGTATTCGAACAGCTATGTCACGCTCGCCGCCGCAGGGGTGTTCGTGGCCGGGTTCTCCTCGATCGCGACGGGGCTGAACTTCATCGTCACCGTCCACACGCAGCGCACCGAGGGGATGGGCTGGATGCGGCTGCCGCTGTTCGTATGGTCGATCTATGCCACCTCGATCATCCTGGTGCTGGCCACGCCCGCGCTGGCCATCGTGCTGGCCATGATCGTGGGCGAGCGGGTGTTCGATCTGGGCCTGTTCGACCCGCGCCGGGGCGGCGATCCGATCCTGTTCCAGCACATCTTCTGGTTCTATTCGCACCCGGCGGTCTACATCATGATCCTGCCCGGCATGGGCGTCGTGACCGAGGTGCTGACCTGTTTCTCGCGCCGCAAGGTGTTCGGCTATGAGGCGATGGTGTTCGCGATCCTGGGCATCGCCATCTTCGGCTTCTTCGTCTGGGGCCACCACATGTTCGTGTCGGGGCAATCGACCTTTGCCAGCCTGATCTTCTCGCTTCTCAGCTTCGTCATCGCCGTTCCCTCGGCGATCAAGGTGTTCAACTGGTCGGCCACGCTTTACGGCGGACATATCACCTTCGAGGCGTCGATGCTGTATGCTCTGGGCTTCGTCGGCCTGTTCACCATGGGCGGGCTGACGGGGCTGTTTCTGGCGTCGATCCCCATCGACGTGCATGTGACGGACACCTATTTCATCGTCGCGCATTTCCATTACATCATGGTCGGCGGCATGGTCTCGGCCTTCTTTGCGGGGCTGCATTTCTGGTGGCCCAAGATCACGGGGCGGATGTATTCCGAAGGCTTTGCGCGCGCCGCGGCGCTGCTGATGTTCGTGGGCTTCAACGTCACCTTCTTTCCGCAGTTCATCCTGGGCTTCATGGGGATGCCGCGCCGTTACTGGAGCTATCCGCCCGAATTCCAGATCCTGAACCTGATGTCGTCCTTCGGCGCGATGATCCTGACGCTGGCCTATGCGCTGCCGATGATCTACTTCGCATTGTCGCTGTGGCGCGGGCGGATGGCGGGCGACAACCCCTGGCGCGCGACGGGGCTGGAATGGGCCACGGCCTCGCCGCCCCCGCGCGAGAATTTCGTGCAGCGCCCGGTGGTGGACAGGGCCCCCTATGACTATCACCCCGCCCACGGGGAGCCGACCGAGCGCGAGGATGATCCGGACCGCGAAAAGCGCGACGACAGGCCGGAGGACCCGGCATGA
- a CDS encoding NADH-quinone oxidoreductase subunit J encodes MTDALFLALSALAIWSGWRVFRVDSMVRASFQLMVSFIAVGLIAVLLAAPYIGIATIFMMAVEMMVMALFMVMFMMNPAGLNPMVMVHQHRFSIAAGIVAFAGLSAAVLLSDLPSHRVPEGVDVVRNLGHELLGPSMLIFETAGVTLLATMIGAVVLSAHSGRYGASDTGSVPPGLTPGGEPAGRKPDDGGGHHHHGGH; translated from the coding sequence ATGACAGACGCGCTCTTCCTCGCGCTGTCGGCACTGGCGATCTGGTCGGGCTGGCGGGTGTTCCGCGTCGATTCAATGGTGCGCGCTTCGTTCCAGCTGATGGTATCCTTCATCGCCGTCGGCCTGATCGCGGTGCTGCTGGCCGCGCCTTATATCGGCATCGCCACGATCTTCATGATGGCGGTCGAGATGATGGTCATGGCGCTGTTCATGGTCATGTTCATGATGAACCCCGCCGGGCTGAACCCGATGGTGATGGTGCATCAGCACCGATTTTCCATCGCCGCCGGGATCGTCGCCTTTGCCGGGCTGTCGGCGGCGGTGCTGCTGTCGGACCTGCCGTCGCACCGGGTGCCCGAAGGTGTCGATGTCGTGCGCAATCTGGGCCACGAATTGCTGGGCCCGTCGATGCTGATCTTCGAGACGGCGGGCGTGACGCTGCTGGCCACCATGATCGGTGCGGTGGTGCTGTCGGCGCATTCGGGACGCTATGGCGCATCCGATACCGGATCGGTGCCGCCCGGCCTGACCCCGGGCGGCGAACCGGCAGGGCGCAAGCCCGATGACGGCGGCGGCCATCATCACCACGGAGGGCATTGA
- a CDS encoding NADH-quinone oxidoreductase subunit N, with protein sequence MPVADLGPEIALIAGAIAALLCAMVLPQRRLGWCLAPALVALAVAALWAFAQADAARLTFSGTWALDGVTLWARGMIAVATALCLILAPRWFEQDRRHGEFYTMTLFSALGAIAMAGAADLMQLVMAVLLSSVTGYVLAAWHRDWALSVEAGMKYFLIGALANALLVIGVILVMGMAGTSDYATLKGADLSSPLALTGLALIVSGLAFKLGAVPGHAWMPDVAEGAPVPAAAFLTVVPKIGAGLALYRLVHLFPDADMLRPLIAVLSVLTMTLGNLAALWQTDVRRLIGWSSVSQSGYALMAVAVADLAPRALPSLIWFLAAYALANLTAFAIIAHLRGRTDLSDYTGLARIRPAMAAALIVAFLSLVGIPPLIGFVGKLGLFIATINGGYAWLALAAVVNTVISLFYYARVIAPMYFAAPPDDAPATLGRASGAVAMLGATALVAAGLLSGPFLAEAAGVVLP encoded by the coding sequence ATGCCCGTCGCCGATCTTGGCCCCGAGATCGCATTGATCGCGGGGGCCATCGCGGCGCTGCTCTGCGCGATGGTGCTGCCGCAGCGGCGGTTGGGCTGGTGCCTGGCCCCTGCCCTTGTCGCGCTGGCGGTGGCTGCGCTCTGGGCCTTCGCGCAGGCGGACGCCGCACGGCTGACCTTCTCGGGCACCTGGGCGCTGGATGGCGTGACCCTCTGGGCGCGGGGGATGATCGCGGTCGCGACGGCGCTGTGCCTGATCCTCGCGCCGCGCTGGTTCGAACAGGATCGGCGGCATGGCGAGTTCTACACCATGACGCTGTTTTCCGCGCTCGGCGCCATCGCCATGGCAGGCGCGGCGGACCTGATGCAGCTTGTCATGGCGGTGCTGCTGTCCTCGGTCACCGGCTATGTGCTGGCCGCTTGGCACCGCGACTGGGCGCTGTCGGTCGAGGCGGGGATGAAATATTTCCTGATCGGCGCGCTGGCCAACGCTTTGCTGGTGATCGGGGTGATCCTGGTGATGGGCATGGCTGGCACCAGCGATTATGCAACGCTGAAGGGCGCGGATCTTTCGTCGCCGCTGGCGCTGACGGGACTTGCGCTGATCGTCAGCGGCCTTGCCTTCAAGCTGGGGGCGGTGCCGGGCCATGCGTGGATGCCCGACGTGGCCGAAGGTGCGCCGGTGCCGGCGGCGGCGTTTCTGACCGTGGTGCCCAAGATCGGCGCGGGGCTGGCGCTTTACCGGCTGGTGCATCTGTTCCCCGATGCCGACATGCTGCGCCCGCTGATCGCCGTGCTGTCGGTTCTGACGATGACCCTGGGCAACCTCGCCGCCCTTTGGCAAACCGATGTGCGGCGGCTGATCGGCTGGTCGTCGGTGTCGCAATCGGGCTATGCGCTGATGGCGGTGGCGGTGGCCGATCTCGCCCCGCGCGCTCTGCCCTCGCTGATCTGGTTCCTCGCGGCCTATGCACTGGCCAACCTGACCGCGTTCGCCATCATCGCCCATCTGCGCGGGCGCACCGATCTGAGCGATTATACTGGTCTTGCGCGCATCCGGCCTGCAATGGCGGCGGCGCTGATCGTGGCGTTCCTGTCGCTGGTCGGCATCCCGCCGCTGATCGGGTTCGTGGGCAAGCTGGGGTTGTTCATCGCGACGATCAATGGCGGCTATGCGTGGCTGGCGCTGGCGGCGGTGGTAAACACGGTCATCTCGCTGTTCTATTACGCGCGGGTCATCGCACCGATGTATTTCGCCGCCCCGCCGGACGATGCGCCCGCCACGCTTGGCCGGGCAAGCGGCGCGGTTGCGATGCTTGGGGCGACGGCTCTGGTGGCCGCGGGTCTGCTGAGCGGTCCGTTTCTTGCCGAAGCAGCCGGGGTCGTGCTGCCCTGA
- a CDS encoding NADH-quinone oxidoreductase subunit A: MIAIAVPLILVLLAVSFAVAMQRIGVQSEASWPQRAPFLGGGLPETHAWQRFHVRYYPMTLLFIAFEMEMMFMYPWAVVYVETGLTALVEMVMFLGILSVGILYGWREGVFRWQ; this comes from the coding sequence ATGATCGCCATCGCGGTGCCGCTGATCCTTGTCCTGCTTGCCGTCTCTTTTGCAGTCGCGATGCAGCGTATCGGCGTGCAGAGCGAAGCGTCCTGGCCACAGCGTGCGCCCTTCCTTGGGGGCGGTCTGCCCGAGACCCATGCCTGGCAGCGGTTTCATGTCCGCTATTACCCCATGACGCTGCTCTTCATCGCGTTCGAGATGGAGATGATGTTCATGTATCCGTGGGCGGTGGTCTACGTCGAGACCGGGCTGACGGCATTGGTCGAGATGGTCATGTTTCTGGGGATTCTGTCCGTGGGCATCCTCTATGGTTGGCGCGAGGGGGTGTTCAGGTGGCAATGA
- a CDS encoding NADH-quinone oxidoreductase subunit L — protein MLWALPLFPALAGLALWSLGDGSRLRLGLVAGGAAAATLLLAVLAAAQGWQGGFAWGAGLELHLALTPLSGAVAITVPAVALAVLVFAAAHEEARGLARLLGLMLIFIGAMELAVVAADLLTLLIGWEVMGFCSWALIGHQWRDGANMASGRYAFVTTRLGDLGLFLALMATWSGAGALDYAALGRLDGVPLALAAFGILIAAGAKAGQGPFAPWLFRAMDGPSSVSALLHAATMVAAGAYLLARLHPWLAPAPGWSGAVIALGLLTALTGGAVAVMQGHAKKLLAGSTSAQLGLIFVAVGAGYPGVAVAHLVTHAAFKAPLFLSAGIAGEAAGTYRLHEMGYMRALPWTAGLTALAALALAAVPPLGAAWSKEQITAAASHHSLWLGLAVMVAGALSAAYAVRFWFLAYGPGDAEPKARPHWPEIAALGALALTCAALGLLWLDPVQASLPMRLPEGGALEIAASLALLAVGLLAGLTLARRETAPEPQAADWLGLPALIGHRIVQPFERLAALSAYLDDTVLDAIPRGAAWGARSVARGGQRAWGAMQADQRLINAAVWQITAMTRALARLSGGPGERLSDGLPEGAARLAARSGADARRLQNGLSHHYYAIFGIGALLAILMLILGKL, from the coding sequence ATGCTGTGGGCGCTCCCCCTCTTTCCGGCGCTGGCCGGGCTGGCGCTCTGGTCCTTGGGCGATGGCAGCCGCCTGCGCCTCGGCCTGGTGGCCGGTGGGGCGGCGGCGGCGACGCTGTTGCTGGCGGTGCTGGCCGCCGCGCAGGGCTGGCAGGGCGGTTTCGCCTGGGGCGCGGGGCTGGAGTTGCACCTTGCGCTGACGCCGCTTTCGGGGGCGGTCGCGATCACCGTCCCGGCGGTGGCGCTGGCGGTGCTGGTTTTCGCCGCCGCGCATGAGGAGGCGCGCGGGCTGGCGCGGCTGCTGGGCCTGATGTTGATATTCATCGGCGCGATGGAACTGGCGGTCGTCGCCGCCGACCTGCTGACCCTGCTGATCGGATGGGAGGTCATGGGTTTCTGTTCCTGGGCGCTGATCGGGCACCAGTGGCGCGATGGCGCGAACATGGCCTCGGGACGCTATGCGTTTGTGACGACGCGGCTGGGCGATCTGGGCCTGTTCCTGGCGCTGATGGCGACATGGAGCGGGGCCGGCGCGCTGGACTATGCCGCGCTCGGCCGGCTGGATGGTGTCCCGCTGGCACTGGCCGCGTTCGGAATTCTGATCGCCGCCGGGGCGAAGGCGGGGCAAGGGCCGTTCGCGCCGTGGCTGTTCCGCGCGATGGACGGCCCGTCTTCGGTCTCGGCGCTGCTGCATGCGGCGACGATGGTTGCGGCAGGGGCCTACCTGCTGGCGCGGCTGCATCCGTGGCTGGCCCCGGCACCGGGTTGGAGCGGCGCGGTGATCGCGCTTGGCCTGCTCACCGCGCTGACGGGTGGTGCTGTGGCGGTGATGCAGGGGCACGCGAAAAAGCTGCTGGCGGGGTCGACTTCGGCGCAGCTGGGGCTGATATTCGTGGCGGTCGGCGCGGGTTATCCGGGCGTTGCGGTGGCGCATCTGGTGACCCATGCCGCGTTCAAGGCGCCGCTGTTCCTGTCGGCTGGCATCGCCGGAGAGGCGGCCGGAACCTATCGGCTGCACGAGATGGGATATATGCGCGCCCTGCCCTGGACAGCCGGGCTGACTGCGCTGGCCGCTTTGGCGCTGGCTGCCGTGCCGCCCTTGGGTGCGGCGTGGAGCAAGGAGCAGATCACCGCCGCCGCCAGCCATCACAGCCTCTGGCTGGGGCTTGCGGTGATGGTCGCGGGCGCGCTGTCGGCCGCCTATGCCGTGCGGTTCTGGTTTCTGGCCTATGGACCGGGAGACGCGGAGCCCAAGGCACGACCGCACTGGCCCGAGATTGCCGCGCTGGGTGCGCTGGCGCTGACCTGCGCCGCGCTGGGCCTGCTGTGGCTTGATCCGGTGCAGGCCTCTTTGCCGATGCGCCTGCCCGAGGGGGGAGCGCTGGAGATTGCCGCCTCGCTGGCGCTGCTTGCCGTGGGCCTGCTGGCGGGGCTGACGCTGGCGCGGCGCGAGACTGCGCCAGAACCGCAAGCCGCCGATTGGCTGGGCCTGCCTGCGCTGATCGGACACCGCATCGTGCAGCCATTCGAGCGTCTCGCGGCCCTTTCCGCATATCTGGACGACACTGTGCTGGACGCGATCCCGCGCGGCGCGGCCTGGGGCGCGCGAAGTGTCGCGCGCGGCGGACAGCGGGCCTGGGGCGCGATGCAGGCCGATCAAAGACTGATCAATGCGGCCGTATGGCAAATTACCGCCATGACGCGCGCGCTTGCACGGTTGAGCGGGGGCCCCGGCGAGAGGCTGAGCGACGGTCTGCCAGAAGGCGCCGCGCGCCTCGCCGCGCGCAGCGGCGCGGATGCGCGGCGGCTGCAAAACGGACTGTCGCATCATTATTACGCGATATTCGGGATCGGTGCGCTGCTGGCCATTCTGATGCTGATTCTGGGAAAGCTCTGA
- a CDS encoding cytochrome C oxidase subunit IV family protein, protein MTDKTHPVRLWRNAALVWVALSLALAATVAGAYLDIGIWKLPLALAIAAIKAALVAAIFMELTGAGAGSRIAALVGLLWLALMMSLTFADETTRTRAPDGFSQNTE, encoded by the coding sequence ATGACCGACAAAACGCATCCTGTGCGGCTGTGGCGCAATGCGGCCCTGGTCTGGGTGGCCCTCAGCCTTGCACTGGCCGCGACGGTCGCGGGAGCCTACCTTGACATCGGGATCTGGAAACTGCCGCTGGCACTGGCGATCGCCGCGATCAAGGCGGCACTGGTGGCCGCGATCTTCATGGAACTGACAGGCGCGGGCGCCGGATCGCGCATCGCAGCCCTGGTCGGCCTGCTGTGGCTTGCCCTGATGATGTCGCTGACATTTGCGGATGAGACAACGCGGACCAGGGCGCCCGACGGGTTCAGCCAGAACACGGAATGA
- a CDS encoding cytochrome c oxidase subunit 3, which produces MSNLHEPFQTLARQRNAAEFGIWIFLASELVFFGGLFTCYSVYRLLYPQGFLAAGAETNLIIGTANTAILLTSSATMAVAVWAGRAGLRRHVLWGLCLTAMLGVGFMVLKAVEYAEDIRKGLVPGAGFAMSERGAEIFFSFYWIMTAIHAVHLTIGVGAVSLAAWRLWRGALDWRGTAFLHVVGLYWHLIDLIWIFLFPLLYLLGRGG; this is translated from the coding sequence ATGAGCAACCTGCACGAACCGTTCCAGACGCTTGCGCGACAACGCAACGCCGCCGAATTCGGCATCTGGATCTTTCTTGCGTCCGAACTGGTGTTCTTCGGCGGGCTGTTCACCTGCTATTCCGTCTACCGGCTTCTTTATCCGCAAGGCTTCCTTGCCGCGGGCGCCGAGACGAACCTGATCATCGGCACCGCGAACACCGCGATCCTGCTGACGTCCAGCGCGACGATGGCCGTCGCCGTCTGGGCCGGGCGCGCAGGGCTGCGCCGGCACGTCCTGTGGGGGCTGTGCCTGACCGCGATGCTGGGCGTCGGGTTCATGGTGCTGAAGGCCGTGGAATATGCCGAGGATATCCGCAAGGGCCTTGTGCCCGGCGCAGGTTTCGCCATGTCCGAACGCGGCGCCGAGATCTTCTTTTCCTTTTACTGGATCATGACCGCGATCCATGCGGTTCACCTGACCATCGGCGTGGGCGCGGTCTCGCTTGCGGCGTGGCGTCTGTGGCGTGGCGCGCTGGACTGGCGCGGCACCGCGTTCCTGCACGTTGTGGGGCTTTACTGGCACCTGATCGACCTGATCTGGATTTTCCTGTTTCCGCTGCTTTACCTTCTGGGGAGGGGCGGATGA